One genomic window of Terriglobia bacterium includes the following:
- a CDS encoding efflux RND transporter permease subunit → MNGLRMAGRIALTFIESKLTPLAITAALLLGAAAIWLTPREEEPQIVVPMLDVMVQMPGASPQEVEQRVSIPMEKLLREIPGVEYLYSISHPGMSVVIVRFYVGTTEEDAIVKTYNKLYSNFDSIPPGVSQPIIKVRSIDNVPILALTLWGLRSGAKYDPFQLRQIAAELEHTIQQVNDVSETNIIGGQRRSVRVVLDTSKLAGYALTPGQVVSQLQSANSRESAGSFAHNNREFQVEAGNFFTRAEDLQLVVVGVHSGRPVYLRDVVQRIEDGPAEPADYVLFGNGAGTSHATQESGSAQTGGEFPAVTITVAKRKGTNATIVAQGVLKRLEELRGNTIPADLNLTVTRNYGETAKDKSDELLKHLLLATLSVTLLIALALGWRESGVVLVAIPVTLALTLAIFYLFGYTLNRVTLFALIFSIGILVDDAIVVVENIVRHFRLPENFGRPLARVAVEAVDEVGNPTILATFTVIAAILPMAFVRGLMGPYMRPIPVGASAAMLFSLAVAFIVSPWAALRLLRHYSHQGSAQAHGTEGWMTRLYRRLMEPLLASGKRRMIFFIGIAVLLLAACALVPFKLVHVKMLPFDNKSEFQVIVDMPDGTTLEQTTRVAQDLARYLGKQPEVENYQIYSGTAGPYNFNGLVRHYFLRGQPNQADIQVNLLSRHDRNAQSHEIARRLRPGLQQIAQQFGARIKVSEVPPGPPVLQTLVAEVYGPDHNGQVALAAKIKDIFQHTAGVVDVDWYVEDPQPKYNIQVDLDKAALHGVSAADVTRAVQVALHGAEAGLLHSSTSREDIPIEVRLGRSDRSGIDELSNIKLSTAAGGQVSLGEVTRATETTIDRSTYRKNMQPVVYVTGDLAGEEESPVYAIFKMNEAIDRLKLPDGYSVQRYNAVQPGSTEHYSMKWDGEWHITIEVFRDLGLAFAAVLVLIYVLVVGWFKSFRTPLVIMAPIPLTLVGILPAHAMMGAFFTATSMIGFIAGAGIIVRNSIILVDFIELRRSHGVPLAQAVVDAGAIRFRPMLLTAAAVVVGASVILFDPIFQGLAISLMAGEVASTFLSRMAVPVLYYLSERRHEHAIPPHVDAPENVAETVA, encoded by the coding sequence ATGAATGGTCTTCGCATGGCGGGGCGGATCGCGCTCACCTTCATTGAATCGAAGTTGACGCCGCTTGCCATTACCGCCGCCCTGCTTCTAGGAGCGGCGGCCATCTGGCTCACGCCGCGCGAAGAAGAGCCCCAGATTGTTGTGCCCATGCTGGACGTAATGGTGCAGATGCCCGGGGCTTCTCCGCAGGAGGTGGAGCAGCGCGTCAGCATCCCCATGGAGAAGCTGCTGCGTGAGATTCCGGGCGTTGAATACTTGTATTCGATTTCTCATCCCGGCATGAGCGTGGTGATCGTTCGCTTCTATGTGGGCACCACGGAAGAAGACGCAATCGTCAAGACATACAACAAACTGTATTCGAACTTTGACAGTATTCCGCCGGGGGTGTCGCAACCCATCATTAAGGTCCGCTCCATTGACAACGTTCCCATTCTGGCCCTGACACTCTGGGGATTGAGATCTGGCGCGAAGTACGATCCGTTTCAACTACGCCAGATCGCCGCAGAACTCGAGCACACTATCCAGCAGGTAAATGACGTTTCAGAAACCAACATTATCGGAGGGCAAAGGCGATCCGTTCGCGTGGTCCTGGATACGAGCAAGCTCGCGGGATATGCCTTAACGCCAGGTCAGGTTGTGAGCCAATTGCAGTCTGCAAATTCGCGCGAGAGCGCCGGCAGTTTTGCGCACAATAATCGTGAGTTTCAGGTAGAAGCAGGAAACTTCTTTACCCGCGCGGAAGATTTGCAGCTGGTTGTGGTAGGCGTTCACAGCGGTCGTCCTGTGTACCTGAGAGATGTGGTCCAGAGAATTGAGGATGGTCCGGCCGAGCCGGCAGACTATGTGCTGTTCGGCAATGGCGCAGGCACATCCCACGCGACGCAGGAGTCGGGAAGCGCGCAGACAGGCGGCGAATTTCCTGCTGTAACCATCACCGTGGCCAAGCGCAAAGGCACGAATGCCACCATCGTGGCGCAGGGCGTTCTCAAGCGTTTGGAAGAACTGCGCGGCAACACGATTCCAGCAGACCTGAACCTTACCGTCACGCGCAACTACGGTGAGACGGCCAAAGACAAGTCTGATGAGTTGCTCAAGCACTTGCTGCTGGCCACCTTGTCCGTCACATTGCTGATCGCACTTGCGCTGGGCTGGCGCGAATCTGGAGTCGTTCTTGTCGCGATTCCCGTAACGCTGGCCCTTACGCTCGCCATCTTTTATCTATTTGGGTACACGCTCAACCGCGTTACGCTCTTTGCGCTGATCTTCAGCATTGGCATTCTGGTGGACGACGCCATTGTTGTAGTGGAAAACATTGTGCGTCATTTTCGGCTGCCGGAAAATTTTGGCAGGCCGCTGGCCCGGGTAGCGGTGGAGGCCGTGGATGAAGTCGGCAATCCCACTATTCTTGCCACGTTTACCGTAATCGCCGCGATCTTGCCAATGGCGTTTGTCCGGGGATTGATGGGGCCTTACATGCGACCGATCCCCGTAGGAGCATCGGCGGCGATGCTTTTTTCTCTCGCAGTGGCTTTCATTGTGTCGCCGTGGGCCGCCCTGCGATTGCTGCGCCACTATTCCCACCAAGGCTCTGCCCAGGCGCATGGGACTGAAGGCTGGATGACGCGCCTTTATCGCCGCCTGATGGAGCCGCTACTTGCCAGCGGAAAACGCCGCATGATTTTCTTTATCGGCATTGCCGTGCTGTTGCTGGCCGCCTGCGCTCTTGTGCCGTTCAAACTCGTGCATGTCAAGATGCTGCCTTTTGACAATAAAAGTGAGTTCCAGGTGATTGTGGATATGCCGGACGGTACTACGCTGGAACAAACCACGCGCGTAGCCCAGGATTTGGCGCGCTATCTGGGAAAGCAGCCCGAGGTAGAGAATTATCAGATCTACTCTGGGACCGCGGGTCCATACAACTTCAACGGACTCGTGCGCCATTATTTCCTGCGCGGCCAGCCCAACCAGGCGGATATCCAGGTGAACCTGCTCTCGCGGCATGATCGCAACGCACAGAGTCATGAGATTGCCCGGCGGTTGCGTCCCGGGCTGCAACAAATCGCTCAACAGTTCGGCGCCCGCATTAAGGTGAGCGAGGTCCCGCCAGGCCCACCGGTGTTGCAGACGCTGGTAGCAGAGGTTTATGGGCCCGATCACAACGGCCAAGTGGCACTGGCAGCAAAGATCAAGGACATCTTTCAGCACACGGCTGGAGTAGTGGACGTTGACTGGTACGTGGAAGATCCGCAGCCAAAATACAACATACAGGTAGATCTTGATAAAGCGGCCCTACATGGAGTCTCGGCAGCTGACGTGACGCGCGCTGTTCAGGTGGCCCTGCACGGCGCCGAAGCCGGTCTGCTTCACAGTTCAACCAGCCGGGAAGATATTCCGATTGAGGTCCGTCTTGGGCGCTCAGATCGATCCGGGATTGATGAGCTATCAAACATCAAGCTGAGCACTGCTGCTGGAGGACAAGTTTCGCTCGGGGAGGTAACCCGAGCCACTGAGACAACGATCGACCGCAGCACCTACCGCAAAAACATGCAGCCGGTGGTCTATGTCACAGGAGATTTGGCGGGTGAGGAAGAGAGTCCGGTCTATGCGATCTTCAAAATGAATGAAGCCATTGATCGCCTGAAACTCCCGGACGGATATTCCGTACAGCGGTACAACGCAGTCCAACCGGGATCAACGGAACACTATTCAATGAAATGGGACGGCGAGTGGCACATCACGATTGAAGTGTTTCGCGATCTTGGGCTGGCCTTTGCGGCCGTACTGGTCCTTATATATGTGCTGGTGGTGGGCTGGTTCAAGTCCTTCCGGACTCCGCTTGTCATCATGGCGCCGATCCCTCTCACACTGGTCGGTATTCTTCCGGCGCACGCCATGATGGGAGCTTTTTTTACCGCGACTTCCATGATCGGTTTCATTGCCGGAGCCGGCATTATTGTGCGCAATTCAATCATTCTGGTTGATTTCATTGAGTTGCGCCGCTCGCATGGTGTTCCCTTGGCTCAGGCCGTTGTCGATGCCGGCGCCATACGTTTCCGTCCTATGCTGCTGACGGCGGCGGCGGTTGTGGTGGGCGCGAGCGTGATTCTGTTTGATCCGATATTTCAAGGTCTGGCCATCTCGCTGATGG
- a CDS encoding efflux RND transporter periplasmic adaptor subunit: MKSAKLLLIVFLAVPLGIAGCSADRTVVAKTPETARGLTLTQVQERPTQDLFEVVGTVRALRTAPISAEIMGRVTSVKVQEGDSVKQGETLLTIEDVQPRAGLEQAQAAITAADHEVALAESDLTLAQSTFARLNKLHEEKSISPQEFDEIKTRVQSATARRDSAVAARAQAAAGLQQATILLDRARVRAPFDGVVTERRIDPGALASPGLPLLTIESAGRYRLEVNVNENDLKYVWLGVSVPVLLDAYQGTPMTGKVVQIVPAADPASRSFVAKLELPANASLRSGQFGHAEFTRGQRKAIFIPHTAVLEHGQLQSVYAVDDNNVAALRYVTLGKARAADIEILSGLNPGEKVVSDPEGRDLAGKRIEAR; the protein is encoded by the coding sequence ATGAAATCTGCAAAACTACTTCTAATCGTATTCCTGGCGGTCCCGCTGGGAATTGCCGGATGCAGCGCTGACCGCACGGTTGTGGCCAAAACGCCTGAGACCGCGCGCGGTCTCACCTTAACGCAGGTGCAAGAGCGGCCTACACAGGACCTATTTGAAGTTGTCGGAACGGTGCGCGCCTTACGAACTGCTCCGATTTCGGCGGAGATTATGGGGCGCGTGACGTCGGTCAAAGTCCAAGAAGGCGATAGCGTAAAGCAGGGCGAAACACTCCTTACGATCGAGGATGTGCAGCCGCGAGCAGGGTTGGAACAGGCGCAAGCGGCTATAACCGCTGCCGATCACGAAGTAGCACTGGCAGAATCCGATCTTACTTTGGCCCAGTCCACATTCGCACGTTTGAACAAGCTGCATGAAGAGAAGTCGATCAGTCCGCAAGAGTTTGATGAGATTAAAACACGCGTGCAATCCGCGACGGCCCGGCGCGATTCCGCAGTCGCCGCTCGCGCTCAGGCAGCTGCAGGCTTGCAACAGGCAACTATCTTGCTGGATCGCGCGCGCGTTCGAGCGCCATTCGACGGCGTGGTTACAGAGCGGCGGATCGATCCTGGTGCTCTGGCTTCGCCCGGCTTGCCGCTGCTGACCATAGAGTCAGCGGGGCGTTACCGGCTGGAAGTCAACGTCAACGAAAACGATCTTAAGTATGTGTGGCTCGGAGTGTCTGTTCCTGTTTTGCTCGATGCATATCAGGGAACGCCGATGACCGGCAAAGTAGTACAGATAGTTCCAGCCGCTGATCCCGCAAGCCGTAGCTTTGTCGCCAAACTTGAGTTGCCCGCAAACGCAAGCCTGCGCTCAGGACAGTTTGGCCACGCTGAATTCACGCGTGGACAAAGGAAAGCCATCTTCATTCCGCATACCGCTGTGCTGGAACACGGCCAGCTTCAAAGCGTCTATGCCGTCGATGACAATAATGTTGCTGCTCTTCGGTATGTCACGCTGGGCAAAGCACGGGCAGCAGACATAGAGATTCTGTCTGGACTCAACCCAGGAGAAAAAGTGGTTTCTGATCCTGAGGGACGCGATCTGGCGGGAAAGAGAATTGAGGCGCGGTGA